The nucleotide sequence TTATCATACTGGAAATTTTTAGCATCATTCTCAACCAAGCAGCTAACATCTTCGCTTTCGACGCCATCCCAGTTAACTTTAACCATGTAAAATGTTTGAGGCTCCTTGTTACCATTGTCCCCCAGTTGCTTGTACTGGCATTGGAAGAATGTAAGAATGTCTTTTGCCTTCAAATGGTGCGTCTTTACGAACCGACTCCAACCCTTGGTGAACACAAAACTCCTGCTGCTCTTCCAAAAACAGTACCGGAAAGTCCACGACCTCATCATCTTATCATAAAACACTAGCTGGCTGGAGCAACTCTCGACCTTCTGACTTGTGGCTTCAGACATGCTGGGAAAGCACCGTTTGGCATTGCTAACCGGTATCACAAGTCTATTCAGCTTACCAACATCACTTGGTGTCAGCTCTTTTTGGAAAAGAAGTCGGTTCAACATCTTTCCATTTATGTTGTTATGCACCCTAGCCAAGCTGCCAAATTGAATATCACTCATCAAACTCTCCCTTGCAGCGCTACTCTTTCGATATTCTAAGAACTCGGCCTGGTAGGAACCATCCTTGATCATTCTCAACACAGCTTCTTTAGAGTAATGATTTTGAAAGTGTGGCTCttcaaaggtgaatttggtcCATGGAAAGTTGCGATGGCAATCGCAACCACGAAGCTTGATTGCAGCGCTATCATAAGCCATAGCTGCTTCGTTCTCAGAGCTGAACGTGCCAAGCCAAACCCTTTCGTGATTGGCATATATCTGGGCACCCCAATGCCCATTTGGCTGCTCAACAACTCCCTTGAACCTTTTCGATACACGCCTACTAGCACCATCTGCTGAGTCATTCGTAGCAAGGCTTGGACCGCAAACTTCTCCGGTCTTACATTTCACTCCTTTGTTTGAGACCGTGCTTGACATGCCATCTTCCATAACGCTTCTGCAGTAATAACTAATAGGAAATTTTCAAAACAGAAGGCAAAAAATGTATGAACGAATTATTAATGTTAATAATTAATTAGCACAATTTTATGTTCACTAATTAGCTCACATTGAGGGTCTTTGTGATAAGATAAGACTCCAGAATTGAATGGACTGTATAAAAGTATTGGTAGAAGAGTaaacagataaaaaaaatttgaaaaaattaaagccgttctcttttttcttttggattgaAAAAGATCATATGTTGATTGAGCATCCAAAACAGACAATCGCATCTTGtaaatttcatattaaatagcttactttaaaaaaagaaaaacagtgaCACAAAAACTTAAATTATGAAAACTAGTTTTGATTAGGAAGAAGTACATAATAGTAAAAAGCTATAGTAATTGTTCCTTCTTAACAAGTCAACCAAAAAAAGGAGAATTCTCGTGGCACCCATCACTTATTAACACCAATTTACATCAAGGACTCGAAAATTATCTATAGTTACTACTTTCgcaccaaaagaaaaataaaatctcataGCACACGTCATTTATTAACACGtaaacaatttatgaaatcttCTTCAACGACTCAAATTTAGTATCAAATCAATTTCTCGTAAATAAAATCCAagtccagaaaaaaaaaaaaaaaaaaaaaaaaaaaagaaaaaaaagaagaagaagatagaatCTCTAGCAAGCGTCGCTTATTAACACGTAAAAAATTTACGCTAAGGATTCGAAA is from Pyrus communis chromosome 10, drPyrComm1.1, whole genome shotgun sequence and encodes:
- the LOC137746827 gene encoding AP2/ERF and B3 domain-containing transcription factor At1g50680-like, whose amino-acid sequence is MMTAKFSGFNSNPGFVVKSGGGTRKRKPLWVTAQCQIWTEIYKLFLVPLITFYNCQIFLDSDLLPFFGNLFELQEEQQFCCFHLFAAGYSSRSVMEDGMSSTVSNKGVKCKTGEVCGPSLATNDSADGASRRVSKRFKGVVEQPNGHWGAQIYANHERVWLGTFSSENEAAMAYDSAAIKLRGCDCHRNFPWTKFTFEEPHFQNHYSKEAVLRMIKDGSYQAEFLEYRKSSAARESLMSDIQFGSLARVHNNINGKMLNRLLFQKELTPSDVGKLNRLVIPVSNAKRCFPSMSEATSQKVESCSSQLVFYDKMMRSWTFRYCFWKSSRSFVFTKGWSRFVKTHHLKAKDILTFFQCQYKQLGDNGNKEPQTFYMVKVNWDGVESEDVSCLVENDAKNFQYDNCKLEAVSQNMNEAEGILADQKKRFRLFGVEICNEVAH